GTGTTCATCGACCTCGACAACTTCAAGGATGTGAACGACTCCCTCGGGCATGCGGCCGGCGATCGCCTGCTCATGGAGACTGCAGACCGCCTCCGCGCCGTCGTGCGCCAGGGTGATCTCATCGCTCGCCTTGGCGGTGATGAGTTTTTGATTTTGGCCTCCGCGCGAGATATTCGCGAGCACCTCAAGGCGCTCTCCGCGCGGGTCACACAAGCCCTATCGGAACCGGTCGTTCTGGACGGTCGCGAGGTGAGCGTAACGCCTACCTTAGGCGTTAGTCTCTTCCCCGATGACGGCGAGGACCTGGAGACGCTCATGCGCCACGCCGATCTTGCCGTGTACGAGGCCAAGGCGCGTGGCCGCAACACGCTGGTGTTTTTCACTCCACAGCTGAGCGCAGTGGTCAACGCCCGCCTCACGCTCGAACGCGACCTCCGGCGCGCCTTCGAGCGGGCTGAGTTCGAGGTGTTCTACCAGCCGAGGGTGCGCCTCAGCGATGGCCAGATCTGTGGCGTCGAGGCACTCGCTCGCTGGCATCATCCCACCCGCGGCCTTGTCGAACCTGATGATTTCGTTAGCACCTGCGAGCGCATGGGATACATCGATGAGTTGGCCCATTTCGTGGTGGAGCGCTCCTTTCAGGCCCAGGCCGAATGGGAGCGAATGGGCTATCAACTGGGACTGTCGCTGAACCTCTCGCCGCTGCAGCTGGGCACCGACCACCTGATCGAAGATCTGTTGGCGCTTGTGAAGCGCTACGACCGCCGTCCGAAGGACATCATGCTCGAGATCACCGAATCGGTGCTGCTCGGTCACGACGCGCCTACGGCCGAGCGCGTAAAGGAGCTTCGTGAGGTTGGCTTCCGCATCGCCATCGACGATTTCGGCACCGGCTACTCAAACCTCGCCTACCTGCACCGCTATCCGCTGGACTGCCTGAAGATCGATCGTTCCTTCATCAACGGCCTTAACGCGGCGCGACCAGTGACCGAGCTGATCGTCTCCATGGCGCAGCTGCTGAAGATGGACATCATCGCCGAAGGTATCGAGACGGCAGCGCAGCTGGATTGGGTGCGCGAGCGGGGATGCTTGGAGTATCAAGGCTTCCTATTCTCTCCGCCGGTGCCGCAGGACGCGTTGGTGGATATTCTCCAGTGCGACGCTGTGCCCTTGGGG
This DNA window, taken from Pseudomonadota bacterium, encodes the following:
- a CDS encoding EAL domain-containing protein, producing the protein MANDDQFRVLDQLRQPVWVFDPDNLRVHWANEAGLIIWQAQSLEELSSRDMGADMSPEIATRLEQYRADLREDPSAVFNDVWTLYPNGQPATLHVVHSAFPLDDGRMAMLVEGLQDHPLDADGLRSVEALVHTPVMITLYDQAGVAIYRNPASRAALKDGPSALEEHFSSPADYRSLTLALRSTGVGNITAQVNAFGEVRWHDISARRCHDPISGQTAWLLSEVDVSSLKSAEHCAQFLANHDTLTQLPNRNYVNERFGERLAEVRERGEQGAIVFIDLDNFKDVNDSLGHAAGDRLLMETADRLRAVVRQGDLIARLGGDEFLILASARDIREHLKALSARVTQALSEPVVLDGREVSVTPTLGVSLFPDDGEDLETLMRHADLAVYEAKARGRNTLVFFTPQLSAVVNARLTLERDLRRAFERAEFEVFYQPRVRLSDGQICGVEALARWHHPTRGLVEPDDFVSTCERMGYIDELAHFVVERSFQAQAEWERMGYQLGLSLNLSPLQLGTDHLIEDLLALVKRYDRRPKDIMLEITESVLLGHDAPTAERVKELREVGFRIAIDDFGTGYSNLAYLHRYPLDCLKIDRSFINGLNAARPVTELIVSMAQLLKMDIIAEGIETAAQLDWVRERGCLEYQGFLFSPPVPQDALVDILQCDAVPLGPQAAH